From a region of the Pectobacterium aquaticum genome:
- a CDS encoding NAD(P)/FAD-dependent oxidoreductase, whose amino-acid sequence MKIKHLPFDQNRNGWSADLVDKPNYPQQRGKTTADWLVIGAGYAGIAFAQRLAEQRPDKHIILLDAGEIGDNASGRNSGFVIDLPHNIGSSTAELEKAAAYRRLLQSGVAHLKDKVDRHAIACDWSVAGKYHCAVSSTFDGLIDTYVRELNDLGEPYQVVEKDELARRLGTSFYHRAVYTPNCILLNPAALVVGLVANLPKNVTVYAHSPALNIETGSRIRVETPYGEIQADKLMMAINGAARGLPLFNGRVFAVATFATLTEPLNAEQIARMGDMPDWGLTPVNALASATLRYTRDHRFLIREHVKFTPELVNSAVETGRHARRHAAIFAQMFPQLSDVKMAHTWSGLISVTRNGAPIWGQLSDNVYASAGCNGAGLSKQTAAGHILADLALGEDNPLIVDMQSLGQANYLPPRPFLDVGVNGYLTSERWKARSER is encoded by the coding sequence GTGAAAATCAAACATCTTCCTTTCGATCAGAATCGTAATGGCTGGTCGGCAGATCTTGTCGATAAACCGAATTACCCACAGCAGCGTGGAAAAACAACGGCGGACTGGCTGGTAATCGGCGCTGGCTATGCGGGGATCGCCTTTGCACAGCGTCTGGCTGAACAGCGCCCGGATAAACATATTATCCTGCTGGATGCGGGCGAGATTGGCGACAATGCCTCCGGGCGTAACTCCGGTTTCGTCATCGATTTACCGCACAACATCGGCAGCTCGACCGCCGAGCTGGAAAAAGCGGCGGCTTATCGTCGCCTGTTGCAGTCCGGTGTAGCGCATCTGAAGGATAAGGTGGATCGCCATGCGATTGCATGCGACTGGAGCGTGGCGGGGAAATATCACTGCGCCGTCAGTTCGACGTTTGACGGCCTGATCGATACCTATGTCCGCGAATTGAACGATCTTGGCGAACCCTATCAGGTGGTGGAAAAAGACGAACTTGCCCGCCGCTTAGGCACGTCTTTCTATCATCGTGCTGTGTATACGCCCAATTGTATTCTGCTAAACCCGGCGGCGCTGGTGGTCGGGCTGGTGGCGAATTTGCCGAAGAACGTGACGGTTTACGCCCATTCACCCGCGCTGAATATCGAAACAGGATCGCGCATTCGTGTGGAAACGCCGTACGGCGAGATTCAGGCGGATAAGCTGATGATGGCGATTAACGGCGCGGCGCGCGGCCTGCCGCTGTTCAATGGTCGGGTGTTTGCCGTGGCGACCTTCGCGACGCTGACGGAGCCGCTGAACGCGGAGCAGATAGCGCGCATGGGCGACATGCCGGACTGGGGGCTGACGCCGGTCAATGCGCTGGCCAGCGCGACGCTACGCTATACGCGCGACCATCGCTTCCTGATTCGGGAGCATGTGAAATTTACCCCAGAGCTGGTCAATAGCGCGGTAGAAACCGGACGCCACGCGCGTCGTCACGCGGCTATTTTTGCCCAGATGTTCCCGCAGTTGAGCGATGTGAAGATGGCGCATACCTGGTCAGGCTTGATTAGCGTAACGCGCAACGGCGCGCCAATTTGGGGGCAGCTAAGCGACAATGTGTACGCGTCCGCTGGCTGTAACGGGGCGGGGCTGTCGAAGCAAACCGCTGCCGGACATATTCTGGCGGATTTGGCGCTGGGTGAAGACAACCCGCTAATCGTTGATATGCAATCGCTCGGACAGGCGAACTACCTGCCGCCACGCCCTTTCCTGGATGTGGGCGTGAACGGCTACTTGACGAGCGAACGCTGGAAAGCCCGAAGTGAGAGATAG